The following proteins are co-located in the Dyadobacter chenwenxiniae genome:
- a CDS encoding PorP/SprF family type IX secretion system membrane protein gives MTKRLLLLFVLTLLCLKGWSQDPQFSQFYANPLYLNPALAGGALAPRATINYRNQWPSLSANFVTTSIGADVFLPNYNSGLGVLVTMDSQGLGNLKSTDIALQYSYQIQLNDVTSLRLGIQGGFVSRKLDYFGLTFGDQYNNGGLTGQPSGDPFAQGGPNVNYADFGSGLMLYSDWYWAGLSAHHLNRPNQAFSSVSEARLPVKTSFQAGLRIPFAGYTFLGDEIDKEKTISPAIMYKKQGKYDQFDAGLYATIEPLVLGAWYRGIPFKKYEQNINNHESLVFLAGYRQDKFSIGYSYDLTISTLGASSGGAHEISLSYVFDPIESKPRRSKSSKKQLSCPKF, from the coding sequence ATGACAAAGCGTTTACTTCTCCTTTTTGTACTGACACTGCTTTGCCTGAAAGGTTGGAGCCAGGATCCGCAGTTTTCTCAATTTTATGCGAATCCGTTATATCTGAACCCTGCTTTGGCCGGTGGTGCGCTCGCGCCACGTGCGACGATTAATTACAGGAACCAATGGCCATCATTATCAGCAAACTTTGTAACGACTTCCATTGGTGCAGACGTTTTTTTACCCAATTATAATAGCGGACTTGGGGTGCTCGTGACGATGGACAGCCAGGGTTTGGGTAACCTTAAATCAACAGACATCGCACTTCAATATTCTTACCAAATCCAGTTGAATGATGTTACTTCACTCCGTTTGGGAATCCAGGGCGGATTTGTTTCGCGGAAGCTGGATTATTTTGGACTAACATTCGGCGACCAATATAATAATGGCGGACTTACGGGACAGCCTTCGGGAGATCCGTTTGCACAAGGCGGGCCGAATGTGAATTATGCCGACTTCGGTTCGGGATTAATGCTTTATTCGGATTGGTATTGGGCCGGACTCTCGGCGCATCATTTGAATCGCCCTAATCAGGCTTTTTCATCCGTTTCGGAAGCAAGATTGCCCGTCAAGACCAGTTTTCAGGCGGGTTTAAGAATTCCTTTTGCTGGTTATACATTCCTTGGTGATGAAATTGACAAGGAAAAGACGATCTCGCCTGCCATTATGTATAAAAAACAAGGCAAATACGATCAGTTCGATGCGGGGTTATATGCAACTATCGAACCATTGGTTTTGGGCGCTTGGTACAGAGGCATTCCATTCAAAAAATACGAACAGAACATTAACAACCACGAATCGCTCGTATTCCTTGCCGGTTATCGCCAGGACAAGTTTTCAATCGGTTACAGCTACGACCTTACCATTTCTACATTAGGTGCCAGCAGCGGCGGTGCGCATGAAATATCGCTTTCCTACGTTTTTGATCCGATCGAATCCAAACCGAGACGGAGCAAGAGCAGCAAAAAGCAGCTCTCCTGTCCCAAATTCTAG
- a CDS encoding NIPSNAP family protein, protein MSQRFKIQTLLLLFLTVAFAAVAAPPKREFYEIKIYQVKTADQATRVENYLKDAYIPAMHRAGIKNVGVFKPVASDTAAAGKLIYVFTPLKSLEQLLDMPKTLAKDAAYASAGKDYIDAEYKNAPYARYETIVLQAFTGMPMHKKPALTGPKSERVYELRSYEGHTEKIYQNKVKMFNDGGEVPLFERLGFNAVFYAEVIAGSHQPNLMYMTTFENKASRDEHWKAFSADAEWNKLKVNPEYQNNVSKNTSFFLTPTDYSDI, encoded by the coding sequence ATGAGTCAACGCTTCAAGATCCAGACTTTACTTCTGCTATTCCTAACAGTGGCCTTTGCCGCGGTTGCAGCTCCCCCGAAGAGAGAATTTTACGAAATTAAAATCTACCAAGTGAAAACGGCTGATCAGGCAACGAGGGTAGAGAATTATTTAAAAGACGCCTACATTCCGGCCATGCACCGCGCAGGAATCAAGAATGTGGGGGTTTTTAAACCCGTGGCTTCCGATACAGCAGCAGCCGGCAAATTAATCTACGTTTTCACGCCTTTGAAATCATTGGAACAATTGCTCGACATGCCAAAAACGCTTGCGAAAGATGCAGCTTACGCTTCTGCGGGTAAAGATTACATTGATGCAGAATACAAAAATGCTCCTTATGCTCGCTACGAAACGATTGTTTTACAAGCATTTACAGGCATGCCGATGCACAAAAAGCCAGCATTAACCGGACCAAAATCGGAACGTGTCTATGAATTGCGCAGCTACGAAGGCCACACAGAAAAGATCTATCAAAACAAAGTGAAAATGTTCAATGATGGCGGCGAAGTTCCTCTTTTCGAGCGACTTGGCTTCAACGCGGTTTTTTACGCAGAAGTAATTGCCGGTAGTCACCAGCCGAATTTAATGTACATGACTACTTTTGAAAACAAAGCGTCCCGCGACGAACATTGGAAAGCATTCAGTGCAGATGCAGAATGGAATAAATTGAAAGTAAATCCTGAGTATCAGAACAATGTATCGAAAAACACAAGTTTTTTCCTTACGCCGACCG